In the genome of Halobacterium noricense, one region contains:
- a CDS encoding ArsR/SmtB family transcription factor: MEAALWYVLTGTRGGPNRVRLLRALADRPRNANQLAEDLDLDYKTVRHHLDVLVENDIVQSSGDDYGAVYLPTDAARDNWDTIEEIIEEVE; the protein is encoded by the coding sequence ATGGAGGCCGCGCTCTGGTACGTGTTGACGGGGACGCGCGGCGGACCGAACCGCGTCCGCCTGCTGCGGGCGCTCGCCGACCGTCCGAGAAACGCGAACCAGCTCGCGGAGGACCTGGACCTCGACTACAAGACGGTCCGACACCACCTCGACGTGCTCGTCGAGAACGACATCGTGCAGTCCAGCGGCGACGACTACGGCGCGGTGTACCTGCCGACGGACGCGGCCCGCGACAACTGGGACACCATCGAGGAAATCATCGAGGAGGTCGAATGA
- a CDS encoding DUF7282 domain-containing protein, with product MRERIQALVLTAVVVGSLFAVAPAAATADQQAAASVTFDAQTSGGQTVTVDSATLPNGGFVTIHDSSVQEGETLGSVVGSSAYLEPGTHDNVTVHLDEPLAEDDTLVAMPHMDTDGDRVYEFVSANAAVDGPYTADGGAVVAAANVTASSTVSMSDQPTDGNSVVVDRVELAEPGFVAVHNDSLLDGDALGSVVGHSAYLSAGVHENVRVELDESVGNETVIPMPHVDSDGDETYDFVSSEGSDDGPFTDMNGEAVLDTAMVTQSNTASVSAMNQTTGGHAATVDSVFLPDGGFVTVHDGSVTEGAVFESIRGTSMYLEPGLHRNVRVSLDDPYTEDGTLVPMAHMDTNGDEAYTFEESEGSEDGPYTADGSAVVDTASATVSASVSVDHQQSDGHTVVVDSVDLSEPGFVTIHDASLFTGESLGSVAGTSTYLEAGHHEDVEITLHDPINESQTVVAMPHVDSDGDQSYDFVTSEGSDDGPFTANGGAVVDTAHASVNAVTTISDQESDGSTVVVDSVTLANGGFVTIHDGTLADGAVFDSVRGTSAYLAPGTHENVEVMLDSELDGETTVFAMAHADSDGDETYTFVESEGSADGPYVANGAPVMSSATVDAPAMTTETTETMETTEMMQTTEAGDTTDDGSGGSVPGFGIGIALVALLGAALLAVRQQ from the coding sequence ATGCGGGAACGCATCCAAGCACTCGTGCTCACAGCCGTCGTCGTTGGCTCGCTGTTCGCCGTCGCACCTGCGGCAGCGACGGCCGACCAGCAGGCGGCTGCGAGCGTCACGTTCGACGCACAGACTTCCGGTGGCCAGACGGTCACCGTCGACAGCGCCACGCTCCCGAACGGCGGGTTCGTGACGATTCACGACAGCAGCGTGCAGGAGGGCGAAACGCTCGGCAGCGTCGTCGGGTCGTCGGCGTACCTCGAACCCGGCACGCACGACAACGTCACCGTCCACCTGGACGAGCCGCTCGCCGAGGACGACACGCTCGTCGCGATGCCGCACATGGACACCGACGGCGACCGCGTCTACGAGTTTGTCTCCGCGAACGCGGCCGTCGACGGCCCGTACACGGCTGACGGCGGTGCTGTCGTCGCCGCGGCGAACGTCACCGCGTCCTCAACCGTGTCGATGAGCGACCAGCCGACCGACGGTAATTCCGTCGTCGTCGACCGCGTCGAGCTGGCCGAGCCCGGCTTCGTCGCCGTCCACAACGACAGCCTCCTCGACGGCGACGCGCTCGGCAGCGTCGTCGGGCACTCCGCGTACCTCTCGGCGGGCGTCCACGAGAACGTCCGCGTCGAACTCGACGAGTCGGTCGGCAACGAGACGGTGATTCCGATGCCCCACGTCGACTCCGACGGCGACGAGACCTACGACTTCGTCTCCTCCGAGGGCAGCGACGACGGCCCGTTCACCGACATGAACGGGGAAGCCGTCCTCGACACCGCGATGGTCACGCAGTCGAACACGGCGTCCGTGTCCGCGATGAACCAGACCACCGGCGGTCACGCCGCGACCGTCGATTCGGTGTTCCTGCCCGACGGCGGGTTCGTCACCGTCCACGACGGTAGCGTCACCGAGGGCGCGGTCTTCGAGAGCATCCGCGGCACGTCGATGTACCTCGAACCCGGCCTCCACCGGAACGTCCGCGTGAGCCTCGACGACCCGTACACCGAGGACGGCACGCTCGTGCCGATGGCGCACATGGACACGAACGGCGACGAAGCGTACACGTTCGAGGAATCCGAGGGCAGCGAGGACGGCCCGTACACGGCTGACGGTAGCGCAGTCGTCGACACCGCGTCCGCGACCGTCTCCGCGTCCGTCAGCGTCGACCACCAGCAGTCCGACGGCCACACGGTCGTCGTGGACTCTGTCGACCTCAGCGAACCCGGCTTCGTGACGATTCACGACGCCTCCCTGTTCACCGGCGAGTCGCTCGGCAGCGTCGCAGGGACGTCGACGTACCTCGAAGCCGGCCACCACGAGGACGTCGAAATCACCCTCCACGACCCGATCAACGAGTCACAGACGGTCGTTGCGATGCCCCACGTGGACTCTGACGGGGACCAGTCGTACGACTTCGTCACCTCCGAGGGCAGCGACGACGGGCCGTTCACCGCGAACGGCGGCGCGGTCGTCGACACCGCCCACGCGTCCGTGAACGCAGTCACGACCATCAGCGACCAGGAGAGCGACGGGTCGACGGTCGTCGTCGACTCGGTGACGCTCGCGAACGGCGGGTTCGTGACGATTCACGACGGCACCCTCGCCGACGGCGCGGTCTTCGACAGCGTCCGCGGCACCTCCGCGTACCTCGCACCCGGCACCCACGAGAACGTCGAAGTGATGCTGGACAGCGAACTCGACGGCGAGACGACGGTGTTCGCGATGGCGCACGCGGACTCCGACGGCGACGAGACGTACACGTTCGTCGAATCGGAGGGCAGCGCCGACGGCCCGTACGTCGCCAACGGCGCACCCGTAATGAGTTCCGCGACGGTGGACGCGCCCGCGATGACGACCGAAACCACCGAAACGATGGAAACGACTGAGATGATGCAGACCACCGAGGCTGGCGACACGACCGACGACGGATCCGGCGGGAGCGTCCCCGGCTTCGGCATCGGTATTGCGCTCGTCGCACTCCTCGGGGCCGCGCTGCTGGCAGTTCGACAGCAGTAA
- a CDS encoding DUF2267 domain-containing protein, with the protein MKHDEFVGAVQNRAELASRGEAIRVTRAVLTTLGERLQPGEASDLAGPLPMEIDIFLHQADSGQIFDYDDFVQRVAERANADYADAAFYAQVVLDVVDETVPESELQDVTAQLPEGYDDLFELLATDEYY; encoded by the coding sequence ATGAAGCACGACGAGTTCGTCGGTGCGGTCCAGAACCGTGCCGAACTGGCCTCCCGTGGCGAAGCAATCCGAGTCACCCGCGCCGTCCTCACCACGCTCGGTGAACGACTGCAGCCGGGCGAAGCGTCCGACCTCGCTGGCCCGCTCCCGATGGAAATCGACATCTTCCTCCACCAGGCGGACTCCGGCCAGATATTCGACTACGACGACTTCGTCCAGCGGGTCGCCGAGCGCGCGAACGCCGACTACGCCGACGCCGCGTTCTACGCGCAGGTCGTGCTGGACGTCGTCGACGAGACGGTGCCCGAGAGCGAACTCCAGGACGTCACCGCCCAGCTCCCCGAGGGCTACGACGACCTCTTCGAGCTACTCGCTACCGACGAGTACTACTGA
- a CDS encoding PTS fructose transporter subunit IIB, whose translation MNFVAVTSCPTGIAHSQMAAENLEQVAADDGHDIKVEIQGAMGVENELSADDVANADAVVIAADTSVNRDRFEGKPLVKGTVKDAVNDAEGMLEDAIDAAESEAEAVPADGAGETDDASSVTTEDEARPQRRGGDRSKGLVARLKRLFS comes from the coding sequence ATGAACTTCGTCGCAGTAACGTCCTGTCCGACGGGTATCGCACACAGCCAGATGGCGGCCGAGAACCTGGAACAGGTCGCGGCCGACGACGGTCACGACATCAAAGTCGAGATCCAGGGAGCCATGGGCGTGGAGAACGAACTCTCGGCCGACGACGTCGCGAACGCTGACGCGGTCGTCATCGCGGCCGACACCTCGGTCAACCGCGACCGGTTCGAGGGGAAACCCCTCGTCAAGGGAACGGTCAAAGACGCCGTCAACGACGCCGAGGGAATGCTCGAAGACGCGATCGACGCCGCAGAGAGCGAGGCCGAAGCGGTGCCGGCCGACGGTGCCGGGGAGACCGACGACGCCTCCTCGGTGACAACCGAGGACGAGGCCCGGCCACAGCGGCGCGGCGGCGACCGGTCCAAGGGCCTGGTCGCCCGCCTCAAGCGGCTATTCTCCTGA
- the ptsP gene encoding phosphoenolpyruvate--protein phosphotransferase: MAQRVLSGAGAVPSSGVGIVAWYEPDAELPDPPDPERVDGEAEHERYEAAREEAREELQVERERLRERVGEEEADVFGSHIQFLDDPQLIEPVETEIEGGLPAEHAVVEGFKAPISQFESMEGRMAERADDLRDLRDRLVRILTDSERTDLTALPKGTILLAERLTPSDTAQLDPDRIAGFVTAVGGRTSHAAIFARSLAIPAVVGVGEELLAVESESEVVVDGDAGEVVVEPDEETKERAAGGRDVEILEGPVETSDGRQIEVAANLGTAAELAGAVEQGADGIGLFRTEFLFLDRERPPDEDEQYETYAEALRAFPDGRVVVRTLDIGGDKPIPYLDLPDEENPFLGQRGIRRSLGPDGDLFETQLRALLRAAAVEGGDLAVMFPMVATVSELDNALAAVESVAERLEAANVSHGIPELGVMVETPGAAFTAPEFADQVDFLSIGTNDLIQYVMAAARENDAVADLHDPRHPAVLRAIKRCVESAEATDAWVGMCGEMAGDPALTELLVGLGLDELSMSAITVPDVKRTITETDSEDAAALAESALAAETKAEVDKILRDKP; the protein is encoded by the coding sequence ATGGCCCAACGCGTCCTCTCCGGGGCCGGTGCGGTGCCCAGTTCGGGAGTCGGGATCGTCGCGTGGTACGAGCCGGACGCGGAGCTGCCTGATCCGCCGGACCCCGAGCGCGTCGACGGAGAGGCGGAGCACGAGCGCTATGAGGCCGCCCGCGAGGAGGCCCGCGAGGAACTGCAAGTCGAGCGAGAGCGCCTGCGCGAGCGCGTCGGCGAGGAGGAGGCCGATGTGTTCGGCTCTCACATCCAGTTTCTCGACGACCCCCAACTGATAGAGCCCGTCGAGACCGAGATTGAGGGCGGACTTCCGGCCGAACACGCTGTGGTTGAAGGGTTCAAGGCACCGATATCGCAGTTCGAGTCCATGGAGGGCCGAATGGCCGAGCGGGCCGACGACCTGCGCGACCTGCGTGACCGGCTTGTCCGGATCCTCACCGATAGCGAGCGGACGGACCTCACCGCGCTGCCCAAGGGCACCATCTTGCTCGCCGAGCGGCTCACACCGAGCGACACGGCACAGCTCGATCCGGACCGCATCGCCGGCTTCGTCACCGCGGTGGGCGGTCGGACCTCTCACGCCGCCATCTTCGCCCGGTCGCTCGCCATCCCGGCCGTCGTTGGGGTTGGAGAGGAGCTGCTGGCCGTCGAGAGCGAGAGCGAAGTCGTCGTCGACGGCGACGCGGGCGAAGTGGTTGTCGAACCCGACGAGGAGACCAAAGAGCGGGCCGCGGGCGGCCGTGACGTCGAGATTCTCGAGGGGCCCGTCGAGACGTCCGACGGCCGGCAAATCGAGGTCGCCGCTAACCTCGGGACCGCCGCGGAGCTAGCGGGCGCTGTCGAGCAGGGGGCCGACGGGATCGGCCTCTTCCGGACGGAGTTTCTCTTCCTCGACCGCGAGCGACCGCCCGACGAGGACGAGCAGTACGAGACCTACGCCGAGGCGCTCCGGGCGTTTCCGGACGGACGCGTCGTCGTCCGAACTCTCGACATCGGGGGCGACAAGCCGATCCCGTACCTGGACCTCCCCGACGAGGAGAATCCCTTCCTGGGCCAGCGGGGGATCAGGCGCTCGCTGGGCCCCGACGGAGACCTCTTCGAGACGCAACTGCGCGCGCTGTTGCGGGCCGCGGCCGTCGAGGGCGGGGATCTCGCGGTGATGTTCCCGATGGTTGCGACTGTCTCGGAGCTCGACAACGCGCTCGCGGCGGTCGAGTCGGTTGCGGAGCGTCTCGAAGCCGCGAATGTCTCCCACGGTATCCCTGAGCTCGGCGTGATGGTTGAGACGCCCGGAGCGGCGTTCACGGCCCCAGAGTTCGCCGACCAGGTCGATTTCCTCAGCATCGGGACCAACGATCTCATCCAGTACGTGATGGCCGCGGCCCGCGAGAACGACGCCGTCGCTGACTTGCACGACCCGCGTCACCCGGCCGTGTTGCGGGCGATCAAACGGTGTGTCGAGTCCGCTGAGGCCACCGACGCCTGGGTCGGGATGTGCGGCGAAATGGCCGGCGATCCGGCGCTGACGGAGCTGCTCGTTGGTCTGGGTCTGGACGAGCTCAGCATGAGCGCCATCACGGTGCCGGACGTAAAGCGGACGATTACTGAGACTGACAGCGAGGACGCTGCGGCCCTCGCAGAGAGCGCGCTCGCGGCCGAGACAAAAGCTGAAGTCGACAAAATCCTAAGAGATAAACCATGA
- a CDS encoding HPr family phosphocarrier protein, which translates to MTDRVVTVVPEAGLHARPAAEFVETANEYDCKIEAGLADNGERVDARSMLAVTSLGAGCGDNVALSAEGEDAEDALDALEAVLSTSEGDGG; encoded by the coding sequence ATGACCGACCGCGTCGTCACCGTCGTCCCCGAGGCGGGGCTCCACGCCCGGCCGGCCGCTGAGTTCGTCGAGACGGCAAACGAGTACGACTGCAAGATCGAGGCCGGCCTCGCGGACAACGGCGAGCGGGTCGACGCCCGATCAATGCTGGCCGTGACGAGCTTGGGCGCCGGTTGCGGAGACAACGTCGCCCTGAGCGCGGAGGGAGAGGACGCCGAGGACGCGCTCGACGCCCTCGAAGCGGTCCTCTCGACGTCCGAGGGGGACGGCGGATGA
- a CDS encoding PTS sugar transporter subunit IIA, translating into MDTNTIESILTTDLTSLSEPPAEKAACIEFLLDLAVDAGRVTDRNAALDALLAREEETTTGVGKGIGIPHTQTEAVDRPTVAFARSEEGIDFGAMDGSLAHLIFMILVPAGGEDEHLSILSSLSRSLMHDEVRDSLYEAESPEEVREVVTEALA; encoded by the coding sequence ATGGATACTAATACGATCGAATCGATACTGACGACGGATCTGACATCCCTTTCGGAACCGCCCGCTGAGAAGGCGGCCTGCATCGAGTTCCTGCTGGACCTCGCGGTCGACGCGGGGCGAGTCACCGACCGCAACGCGGCCCTCGACGCACTCCTCGCTCGCGAGGAGGAGACGACAACGGGCGTGGGAAAGGGGATCGGCATCCCGCACACCCAAACTGAGGCCGTGGACCGGCCGACGGTCGCGTTCGCTCGCTCCGAAGAGGGGATCGACTTCGGCGCGATGGACGGCTCGCTCGCTCACCTGATCTTCATGATCCTTGTGCCCGCCGGGGGTGAGGACGAGCACCTCAGCATCCTGAGTTCGCTCTCGCGGTCGCTCATGCACGACGAGGTTCGGGACTCCCTCTACGAGGCGGAGTCCCCGGAGGAGGTGCGGGAGGTCGTCACGGAGGCTCTGGCATGA
- a CDS encoding PTS fructose transporter subunit IIC produces the protein MSDKAERALRSHVTSVKEDVMTGVSFMIPFVTIGGIFLALGYAAASMGRIELFSVVLWPGGATVENIFEASGSFSWFLAQMGNLGLTIMVPILGAYIAYAIADRPGLAPGFLLSYVIQQGAVVEQAGQVMGISGGSAGAGYLGALVAGLAAGYVARWFKNLDVPEMLEPMMPVLLVPVGTTMILFPIVLFILGVPVAIANAGLSGFLEGMQGSQAVLVGALLGVMMAFDMGGPVNKVAYVFAVGLLGTQSGPITEPMAAVMIAGMIPPIGMGLANLIAPHKYAAEMYENAKSGILMGFSFITEGAIPYAAADPIRVIPSIMIGSATGAAAAMVLDVTMPAPHGGIFVVPLSNSPFLFLACVLLGSFVTAVVVTVVKPDYEDRVAEAGETAAQTSD, from the coding sequence ATGTCAGACAAAGCAGAACGCGCGCTCCGGTCTCACGTGACCTCCGTCAAAGAGGACGTCATGACCGGCGTGTCGTTCATGATCCCGTTCGTGACGATCGGCGGTATCTTCCTCGCGCTCGGGTACGCCGCCGCATCGATGGGGCGAATCGAACTCTTCAGCGTCGTCCTGTGGCCGGGCGGCGCGACCGTCGAGAACATATTCGAGGCGTCGGGGTCCTTCTCGTGGTTCCTGGCTCAGATGGGGAATCTCGGGCTCACGATCATGGTCCCGATACTCGGGGCCTACATCGCGTACGCCATCGCTGACCGTCCCGGGCTGGCCCCGGGCTTCCTGCTCTCGTACGTCATCCAGCAGGGCGCAGTCGTCGAACAGGCCGGCCAGGTGATGGGTATCTCTGGGGGCAGCGCGGGCGCCGGCTACCTTGGCGCGCTGGTTGCGGGGCTGGCCGCCGGATACGTCGCGCGCTGGTTCAAGAATCTCGACGTTCCAGAGATGCTTGAACCGATGATGCCCGTCCTGCTCGTTCCGGTCGGGACGACCATGATTCTGTTCCCCATCGTCCTGTTCATCCTGGGCGTCCCGGTTGCCATCGCAAACGCCGGCCTGAGCGGTTTCCTCGAAGGGATGCAGGGCAGCCAGGCGGTCCTCGTGGGCGCGCTGCTGGGCGTGATGATGGCCTTCGACATGGGCGGCCCCGTGAACAAGGTCGCGTACGTCTTCGCGGTCGGACTGCTTGGCACACAGAGCGGCCCCATCACCGAGCCGATGGCCGCGGTGATGATCGCCGGCATGATCCCCCCGATCGGAATGGGGCTGGCGAACCTCATTGCGCCTCACAAGTACGCCGCGGAGATGTACGAGAACGCAAAGAGCGGCATCCTCATGGGCTTTTCCTTCATCACCGAGGGCGCAATCCCTTACGCGGCCGCCGACCCCATCCGCGTCATCCCGAGCATCATGATCGGGAGCGCGACCGGGGCCGCGGCCGCGATGGTGCTAGACGTAACGATGCCCGCGCCCCACGGCGGTATCTTCGTGGTTCCCCTGTCGAACAGCCCGTTCCTGTTTCTCGCCTGTGTCCTCCTCGGCTCGTTCGTGACGGCCGTCGTGGTCACAGTTGTCAAACCCGACTACGAGGACCGCGTCGCCGAGGCGGGCGAGACCGCGGCCCAGACCAGCGATTAA
- the pfkB gene encoding 1-phosphofructokinase, whose translation MILTVTLNPALDHTVQLDAFPAPGEVARTGDATVHPGGKGINVSKYLVHLDAETVATGLLGGAFGQFIADELDEEGIPHDFVEIGDRTRLNTTILTDGEEYKINHDGPTVDPSVVGDVVETIRGVDPDIVVVAGSCPPGIEPRHVDRIALAGAWDTAVDVDGATLRELDAEYALCKPNETELAAATGAETGTVEESRAAASRLRESGFERVVASLGEKGAVMATADSVLHAPALNVNIVDTVGAGDSLLAGVLSELVAGQSDAAALRAGVAVASRVVSVPGTDIPALGDIQSDVERVHVSAR comes from the coding sequence ATGATACTCACAGTCACGCTGAACCCGGCGCTCGATCACACGGTCCAGCTCGATGCGTTCCCCGCTCCGGGAGAGGTTGCCCGGACGGGAGACGCGACCGTCCACCCCGGCGGGAAGGGGATCAACGTCTCGAAGTACCTCGTTCACCTCGACGCGGAGACCGTCGCGACCGGCCTTCTCGGCGGCGCGTTCGGCCAGTTCATCGCCGACGAGCTTGACGAGGAGGGGATCCCCCACGACTTCGTCGAGATCGGCGATCGGACGCGGCTCAACACGACGATCCTGACCGACGGCGAGGAGTACAAGATCAACCACGACGGCCCGACCGTCGACCCGAGCGTCGTCGGCGATGTCGTCGAGACGATCCGGGGTGTCGATCCCGACATCGTGGTCGTGGCCGGGAGCTGCCCGCCGGGTATCGAGCCCCGACACGTCGACCGGATCGCTCTCGCCGGGGCCTGGGACACCGCCGTCGACGTCGACGGGGCGACGCTCCGGGAGCTCGACGCCGAGTACGCGCTCTGTAAGCCAAACGAGACGGAACTGGCGGCCGCGACCGGCGCGGAGACGGGGACCGTAGAGGAGAGCCGGGCCGCGGCGAGTCGCCTCCGTGAGTCGGGGTTCGAGCGCGTGGTCGCGTCCCTCGGCGAGAAGGGAGCCGTCATGGCCACCGCAGACTCGGTGTTGCACGCGCCCGCGCTGAACGTCAATATCGTTGACACCGTCGGCGCCGGCGACTCGCTACTGGCTGGCGTCCTCTCGGAGCTCGTCGCGGGACAATCGGACGCCGCGGCGCTGCGTGCCGGCGTAGCTGTCGCCTCTCGCGTGGTCAGCGTGCCGGGGACCGACATCCCGGCACTCGGCGATATCCAGTCGGATGTCGAGCGCGTGCACGTATCGGCACGGTAG
- the glpR gene encoding HTH-type transcriptional regulator GlpR, whose amino-acid sequence MLPEVRKRKIVGLVTDQGGCSVDDLSEELEFSKATIRRDLNDLAEQQLIERSHGGAVPATSVGEEQTYGQKEVQNLEAKMAIAERAVEEIHENEVVFFDGGTTTMQVAQTAPRDGSFMAVTNSPPLSLKLIQRDNEVKITGGSLRERTRSLVGPSAERFMEQMNFDLLFLGTNAIDLDQGLMTPNEDEARLKELMIQKSQRVVLVADGTKLDEQSFVRFAEFEDVDTFVTDEPLSEAAREPFQSAGAELIEVRDR is encoded by the coding sequence ATGCTCCCCGAAGTACGCAAGCGAAAGATCGTCGGCCTCGTCACGGACCAGGGCGGCTGCTCCGTCGACGACCTCTCTGAGGAGCTCGAGTTCTCCAAGGCGACGATCCGACGCGACCTCAACGACCTGGCCGAACAGCAACTGATCGAGCGCTCCCACGGGGGCGCCGTCCCAGCGACCAGCGTCGGCGAAGAACAGACGTACGGCCAGAAGGAAGTCCAGAACCTGGAGGCCAAAATGGCTATTGCCGAGCGGGCTGTAGAGGAGATCCACGAGAACGAGGTGGTGTTTTTCGACGGCGGGACGACGACGATGCAGGTCGCCCAGACGGCCCCCCGAGACGGCTCGTTTATGGCCGTCACGAACTCGCCACCGCTCTCTCTGAAGCTGATACAGCGGGACAACGAGGTGAAGATAACGGGCGGGTCCCTGCGCGAACGGACGCGGTCGCTAGTTGGCCCCAGCGCCGAGCGGTTCATGGAGCAGATGAACTTCGATTTACTCTTTCTCGGGACGAACGCCATCGACCTCGATCAGGGTCTAATGACTCCCAACGAGGACGAGGCGCGGCTCAAGGAGCTAATGATCCAGAAGTCCCAGCGCGTGGTGCTGGTCGCGGACGGGACCAAGCTCGACGAGCAGAGCTTCGTCCGGTTCGCTGAGTTCGAGGACGTCGACACGTTCGTCACCGACGAGCCGCTGTCGGAGGCGGCCCGCGAGCCCTTCCAGTCCGCGGGCGCGGAACTGATCGAGGTGCGCGACAGATGA
- a CDS encoding aldehyde dehydrogenase family protein gives MAAQRTRHATGPLVRGRWTAPERTATISDLADGGTFETVHLAGVDDVERALTAADAARTELRETTIPERANWCHEIADGIRERKSDFVETIVREAGKPISSARGEVESAAERFDRAAEEIRHLKGEYREGTTDGHEDWEALVKFEPIGTVVCISPYNYPLATTALQVAPALATGNSVLLKPALKTPVSAAMLAEVLDDVDLPEGTFNFLPGRGSEIGDALVGDDRVDAVAMTGSSGAGKRVADQSGIANLHLELGGNAPAIVFSDADLTDVADQCAKGSFKYAGQRCSAVSRILAHEDVHDDLVSDLEDRVPEWQPDDLFEESTRVGPLIDESQAEWVDELVTDAVDRGANLVCGGERDGTVYEPTLLSEIPHDARILREEQFGPVAAVTEVESESAALELANESDLTLDGCVFTSDYDRATSVANRLEAGAVRINGVPSHGLGDIPFGGNGKSGIGREGLGVTIREFVRRKSVIL, from the coding sequence ATGGCCGCACAACGCACCCGACACGCGACCGGACCGCTGGTCCGCGGCAGGTGGACGGCCCCCGAGCGGACGGCGACCATCTCCGATCTCGCCGATGGCGGGACCTTCGAGACAGTCCATCTGGCGGGAGTCGATGACGTTGAGCGTGCGCTCACCGCGGCGGACGCGGCCCGGACGGAACTGCGCGAGACGACCATCCCGGAGCGAGCGAACTGGTGTCACGAGATCGCGGACGGCATCCGCGAGCGGAAGTCGGACTTCGTCGAGACCATCGTCCGCGAGGCCGGCAAACCAATATCGAGCGCGCGCGGCGAGGTCGAGAGCGCCGCCGAGCGCTTCGATCGGGCCGCCGAGGAGATTCGCCATCTCAAGGGCGAGTACCGCGAGGGCACCACCGACGGCCACGAGGACTGGGAGGCCCTCGTCAAGTTCGAACCCATCGGTACCGTCGTCTGCATCTCGCCGTACAACTATCCCCTGGCGACGACCGCCCTGCAGGTCGCGCCAGCGCTCGCGACGGGCAACAGCGTGTTGCTCAAACCGGCGCTGAAAACGCCCGTCAGCGCGGCCATGCTCGCGGAAGTCCTCGACGATGTCGATCTCCCCGAGGGGACGTTCAACTTCCTCCCTGGACGCGGAAGCGAGATCGGCGATGCGCTCGTGGGCGACGACAGGGTCGACGCCGTCGCGATGACCGGCTCGTCCGGCGCGGGGAAACGCGTCGCCGACCAGAGCGGCATCGCCAACCTCCACCTCGAACTGGGCGGGAACGCGCCCGCTATCGTCTTCTCCGACGCGGACCTGACGGACGTCGCGGACCAGTGCGCGAAGGGGTCGTTCAAGTACGCCGGCCAGCGCTGCTCGGCGGTGAGCCGGATCCTCGCTCACGAGGACGTCCACGACGACCTCGTCTCCGACCTCGAAGACAGGGTCCCGGAGTGGCAGCCGGACGACCTCTTCGAGGAGTCGACCAGGGTCGGTCCTCTCATCGACGAAAGCCAGGCCGAGTGGGTCGACGAGCTCGTCACTGACGCTGTTGACCGCGGCGCGAACCTGGTGTGTGGTGGCGAGCGGGACGGCACCGTCTACGAACCGACGCTGCTCTCGGAGATCCCCCACGACGCCCGGATCCTCCGTGAGGAGCAGTTCGGGCCAGTCGCGGCCGTTACGGAAGTCGAGTCCGAGTCGGCCGCCCTAGAGCTGGCAAACGAGAGCGATCTGACCCTTGACGGCTGTGTCTTCACGAGCGACTACGACCGGGCGACATCCGTGGCCAACCGGCTGGAGGCCGGTGCGGTCCGCATCAACGGCGTTCCGAGCCACGGACTCGGCGACATTCCCTTCGGCGGCAACGGGAAGTCCGGCATCGGGCGCGAGGGCCTGGGCGTCACGATCCGAGAGTTCGTCCGGCGCAAGTCAGTAATCCTCTGA